The Methanomethylovorans hollandica DSM 15978 genome includes a region encoding these proteins:
- a CDS encoding sulfite exporter TauE/SafE family protein, with product MLDPIDLLILFIGGFTAAAISGAAGFGGALLLLPLLTKTIGTTIAVPVLTIAQLIGNLSRAFFGFRQIKWKPVLLFILGAVPMSVLGAYSFVEVPKEIISRLIGFTIILFVILKYLKILKFHPTNSTMILGGGITGFVSGLVGSAGPIGAALFLSLDLPPVSYIASEAMTAIAMHLTKTIVYERYLGIGLPALSIGFFMGVSMVLGTWAGMKIIVNIPRDKFNKLVGTLLCIIGLQMLLFGY from the coding sequence ATGCTTGATCCCATTGACCTGTTGATACTATTTATTGGTGGTTTCACAGCCGCTGCAATATCAGGTGCAGCAGGGTTTGGCGGGGCATTGCTATTATTGCCGCTATTGACAAAGACAATAGGAACAACGATAGCAGTCCCGGTTCTGACAATTGCACAGTTGATAGGTAACCTTTCAAGAGCTTTTTTTGGGTTCAGGCAAATTAAATGGAAACCTGTTCTATTGTTCATATTAGGTGCTGTGCCTATGAGTGTTTTAGGAGCCTATTCATTTGTAGAAGTGCCAAAAGAAATAATATCCCGCCTAATAGGATTTACAATTATCCTGTTCGTGATATTGAAATATTTAAAGATATTGAAATTCCATCCCACTAATAGTACAATGATCCTAGGTGGGGGAATAACAGGTTTTGTTTCAGGACTCGTCGGCAGTGCAGGACCAATAGGTGCAGCGTTGTTCTTATCTTTAGATCTGCCCCCGGTATCTTACATAGCAAGTGAGGCAATGACTGCAATAGCGATGCATCTCACTAAAACCATAGTGTATGAACGATATCTGGGCATAGGATTGCCAGCTTTGTCGATCGGTTTCTTTATGGGTGTCTCTATGGTTCTTGGAACGTGGGCAGGAATGAAAATAATAGTAAATATCCCAAGAGACAAATTCAATAAGTTGGTCGGGACATTGTTATGCATAATAGGTCTACAAATGCTGTTGTTTGGATACTAA